A section of the Delphinus delphis chromosome 1, mDelDel1.2, whole genome shotgun sequence genome encodes:
- the LOC138413892 gene encoding uncharacterized protein, which translates to MVSAALRLPQQPGDAGGAEPRGVSPPGAGTQLGAGRQVSSFSFGRPRGYTISSHKAEAPARSGREEGERKAGEGAERPRRRAGPAAATAPHLLLLLLLLLPRELPRPPSEGCPPGPRARLQLHRPALSAPAAEAVCNRQLRQPREESRDRLEKPGRRRGARRRNTQAPPSSSPSPGGEGAVRGGGEAGGRAFPSRRPDPPRDCGERGGAGAGSATTGIPVCCTDLTS; encoded by the exons ATGGTGTCTGCCGCGCTGAGGCTTCCCCAGCAGCCGGGAGACGCGGGAGGCGCCGAGCCGAGGGGGGTCTCTCCTCCAGGGGCGGGAACGCAGCTCGGCGCCGGGAGACAAGTGTCCAGCTTCTCCTTCGGGCGGCCGCGGGGCTACACCATCTCCTCGCACAAAGCCGAGGCGCCGGCCCggagtgggagagaagagggCGAAAGAaaagctggggagggggcggagagGCCGAGGCGCCGAGCGGGTCCCGCGGCCGCCacagccccccacctcctcctcctcctcctcctcctcctcccccgggAGCTTCCTCGGCCGCCTTCGGAGGGGTGCCCGCCGGGGCCGCGCGCCCGGCTGCAGCTCCACAGGCCCGCGCTCTCCGCGCCCGCCGCCGAGGCCGTGTGCAACCGGCAGCTGCGGCAGCCGCGGGAGGAAAGTCGGGATCGCCTCGAGAAGCCCGGGAGGAGGCGGGGCGCGCGGCGGAGGAACACGCAGGCgccgccctcctcctccccttcccccgggGGCGAGGGGGCggtgagggggggaggggaggcggggggccGGGCGTTCCCCAGCCGCCGGCCGGACCCCCCGCGGGACTGCGGAgagcggggaggggcgggagcgggctcggcGACTACGG GAATCCCAGTGTGCTGTACCGATTTAACGAGCTGA